In the Wyeomyia smithii strain HCP4-BCI-WySm-NY-G18 chromosome 2, ASM2978416v1, whole genome shotgun sequence genome, one interval contains:
- the LOC129722005 gene encoding zinc finger protein 112-like translates to MAGVRNLPENRNKHMNAKYMRRHRERMRELKEKMGIIKIKKLPKTPAERSRRYRQRKRETALLLKHTDTSIFEMDKPEGHMYGIVRCNSDYPLITKEIITVPDFITDQPESYCRFCCSSNNLSSIFPTAGAPEESIINLLRELIDISLSVELDFPSAICGHCSSKLQTFDEFRRKCQAYHDEMRRRRAQQELCMLTNVKNEVLSDCEDKIGYPVVVKEEFIIEDAPSSCTINNDVFVQKKIATVDELSCFGARIEQIKIAEKCDDDEQHALSMAVNTKKKVFDIEGNNEVMVMVKEEPITTNECDVNSTNNNFLFKPVIFGKEDSLERNRTKTKSTSKKPKKNDDEKRDFRCKLCGKFYTSKERIDFHMEKHIDSKSRRCRNCLKSFESVHGLRIHARRSYTLKSFPCQYCDVLFPSKGELLAHESCCDKSDYENKAESFSDPSKSIKCTVCWKTCYTPRGLLAHMRLHEAKFQCDSCGVDLPSPSLLKAHYDRYHAGGAKLIASTVKCEPCQRTFIDASAYRSHHTRFHDNQQNNVSRKLDERKPYECHHCGKRFWSINTIRYHVLVHRIYRDCDQCSDSFRTKTELRSHKLTTHPVYCEFCSKPFFSEKARRSHCNKQHGMVHVRQLVNDGCNVIKISYTWRKITYRCALCDQDFGQFRQLSDHFGKRHPGAKVKIRCTYCNKDSVSQIGFIGHVTRNCGQTPKKMR, encoded by the exons ATGGCTGGTGTACGAAATTTACCAGAGAA TCGAAACAAACATATGAATGCCAAATACATGCGCCGCCACCGGGAACGTATGCGTGAGTTGAAGGAAAAAATGGGGATTATAAAGATTAAGAAGCTTCCCAAGACACCAGCCGAACGGAGCAGACGGTATCGTCAAAGAAAACGAGAAACTGCATTGTTGCTGAAACATACCGATACTTCTATCTTTGAAATGGACAAACCGGAAGGACACATGTATGGAATAGTTCGGTGTAATTCAG ATTACCCCTTGATTACGAAGGAAATAATAACCGTTCCAGATTT CATTACGGATCAACCGGAGTCGTATTGTCGGTTCTGCTGTTCGTCCAATAATTTATCGTCTATTTTTCCCACTGCTGGAGCTCCTGAGGAAAGCATTATAAACTTACTGCGTGAGCTAATTGATATTAGTTTGTCCGTAGAGTTGGATTTTCCATCCGCAATTTGCGGCCATTGCTCTTCGAAGTTACAAACATTTGATGAATTTAGACGAAAATGTCAGGCTTATCACGACGAAATGAGGCGAAGACGAGCACAACAAGAATTATGTATGCTGACCAACGTCAAGAATGAGGTTCTGTCTGACTGTGAAGACAAGATTGGATACCCGGTGGTAGTGAAGGAAGAGTTTATTATCGAAGATGCACCTTCTTCATGTACTATCAATAACGACGTTTTCGTGCAGAAGAAAATAGCAACTGTTGATGAACTCAGCTGTTTTGGGGCTAGAATAGAACAAATAAAGATTGCAGAAAAATGCGACGACGATGAACAGCATGCGTTATCCATGGCTGTTAACacgaagaaaaaagtttttgataTTGAGGGGAACAATGAAGTAATGGTAATGGTGAAGGAGGAACCAATTACCACAAATGAATGTGATGTAAATTCAACCAACAATAACTTTTTGTTCAAGCCTGTGATTTTTGGAAAAGAAGACTCCCTTGAACGCAATAGAACAAAGACAAAATCAACGTCAAAAAAGCCAAAGAAGAATGACGATGAAAAACGCGACTTTCGCTGTAAACTTTGTGGTAAATTCTATACAAGCAAAGAACGCATAGATTTTCACATGGAAAAACACATTGACTCGAAAAGTCGACGATGCCGCAATTGCCTCAAAAGCTTTGAATCTGTACACGGTTTAAGGATTCACGCAAGGCGTAGTTACACTTTAAAATCTTTTCCATGCCAGTACTGTGATGTTCTTTTCCCTTCGAAAGGAGAACTTCTCGCGCACGAGTCTTGCTGTGATAAGAGTGATTACGAAAACAAAGCGGAGTCTTTTTCGGACCCATCAAAGTCTATAAAATGCACTGTCTGTTGGAAAACTTGCTATACTCCACGTGGTTTATTAGCGCACATGCGACTACATGAAGCAAAGTTCCAATGTGACTCTTGTGGAGTCGATCTACCCTCCCCTTCATTGCTTAAAGCTCATTACGATCGATACCATGCGGGAGGAGCTAAGTTGATAGCCTCGACCGTAAAGTGTGAACCCTGCCAACGCACCTTCATAGATGCCAGTGCGTATCGAAGTCATCACACTCGATTTCACGACAATCAACAAAATAATGTATCCCGCAAACTTGATGAAAGAAAACCTTACGAATGCCACCACTGCGGTAAGCGCTTCTGGTCCATTAACACCATCCGTTATCATGTGCTTGTCCACCGCATATACCGAGACTGTGATCAATGCTCCGATAGCTTTCGCACTAAGACTGAACTGCGCAGTCATAAGCTAACCACCCATCCAGTGTACTGCGAGTTTTGCTCCAAGCCGTTCTTTTCCGAAAAGGCACGCCGATCGCACTGTAATAAACAGCACGGGATGGTGCACGTTCGGCAGCTGGTGAACGATGGTTGTAACGTGATCAAAATTAGCTACACGTGGCGCAAGATTACCTACCGATGTGCTCTGTGCGATCAAGACTTCGGTCAGTTTCGCCAGCTAAGTGATCACTTTGGGAAGCGACATCCTGGGGCGAAAGTAAAAATCCGCTGCACTTACTGCAATAAAGACAGTGTTTCTCAGATTGGCTTTATTGGACACGTTACAAGAAACTGTGGTCAAACACCAAAGAAAATGCGGTGA